A DNA window from Arachis duranensis cultivar V14167 chromosome 3, aradu.V14167.gnm2.J7QH, whole genome shotgun sequence contains the following coding sequences:
- the LOC110278955 gene encoding uncharacterized protein LOC110278955 → MAESVRESIKEQISMFDEKMISAQRAARSENWREFKKIFKVDRMRLLDPLDLFGNTAIHIATHSDNPNLLQELLELLPRQERWRVMRMGNCVNNTLLHEIVFCTTVDMAGVVFKLEKELQQEVESYDPLVEVRNDSGESPLFRAAKLGKLKMLKYMANHVVGDIRSHFVRFDRCSILHACILGQFFDVAIWLLKLDGNLAQHKDMDGLTCLQLLANMPLVFRSQTRSSMGAVKNLVYYLLPDEGYEIDDDYDEKGEEEEESVVFRLRTDLESGPLDKAKQPVHQFAAFSRINYAIWKILAEGI, encoded by the exons ATGGCTGAGAGTGTGAGAGAATCAATAAAAGAACAAATCTCTATGTTTGATGAGAAAATGATAAGTGCTCAAAGGGCTGCAAGGAGTGAAAACTGGAGGGAATTCAAGAAAATCTTTAAAGTTGACAGGATGCGGTTACTTGATCCCCTTGACTTGTTTGGAAACACTGCCATCCACATTGCAACTCACTCTGATAATCCAAATCTCTTGCAGGAACTTCTGGAGTTGCTTCCTCGACAAGAAAGGTGGCGCGTGATGAGGATGGGGAATTGTGTGAATAACACTCTTCTGCATGAGATAGTCTTTTGCACAACGGTTGACATGGCTGGTGTTGTGTTCAAGTTGGAGAAGGAGCTGCAGCAAGAAGTAGAATCATATGATCCCCTTGTAGAAGTAAGAAATGACTCTGGTGAATCCCCTTTGTTCAGGGCTGCTAAGCTTGGAAAGCTGAAGATGCTTAAATATATGGCAAATCATGTGGTTGGTGACATAAGAAGTCATTTTGTAAGATTTGATAGATGTTCCATTCTTCATGCTTGCATTCTTGGTCAATTCTTTG ATGTTGCTATTTGGTTATTGAAATTGGATGGAAATTTGGCTCAACACAAGGATATGGATGGGTTGACATGTCTTCAACTTCTTGCCAACATGCCTCTTGTTTTTCGGAGCCAAACCCGGTCCTCAATGGGAGCAGTGAAGAACCTTGTATATTATT TGCTTCCAGATGAAGGATATgaaattgatgatgattatgatgagaagggggaggaggaggaagagagtGTTGTGTTCAGATTGAGAACAGATTTAGAAAGTGGTCCACTGGACAAGGCAAAGCAACCTG TTCACCAATTTGCAGCTTTTTCAAGGATCAATTATGCTATTTGGAAAATTCTTGCTGAAG GCATCTGA
- the LOC127745710 gene encoding ankyrin repeat-containing protein ITN1-like yields the protein MAAGSGIVEIVEKIIDMNPEAISHVSQDEHNVLHMAVKHRQLKIFNLIKRNSAFKSLIHRITGEGRTLLHQVARMEFYKEQRLPGVAFQLQDELRWYERVRRIIPPHYLMHCDKDGLTANDVLEMEHQEMHKEAKCWIKETAQSCSTVAVLVATVVFAAAYTIPGGSENGTPVFFGSRVFLFFTVTDVVALVSSLASVVMFLSILTSPFELWDFYRSLPRKLNLGFALLFFSLVCTMLAFSATILLTIQLENTKWTSVLFYCAGFLPVAIFAWMQFPLYKTLQKLVRRLYNRVKQV from the exons ATGGCAGCCGGCTCAGGAATCGTAGAAATTGTTGAAAAAATCATTGACATGAATCCTGAGGCTATTAGTCATGTTAGTCAGGATGAACACAATGTTCTACACATGGCTGTGAAGCACCGACAGCTTAAAATCTTCAATCTGATAAAGAGAAATTCTGCATTCAAATCATTGATACACAGGATAACCGGGGAAGGTCGCACTCTCTTGCACCAAGTTGCTAGAATGGAGTTTTACAAAGAGCAACGGCTCCCTGGCGTGGCGTTCCAACTGCAAGACGAGTTGCGTTGGTACGAA AGAGTGAGAAGGATTATTCCTCCTCACTACTTGATGCATTGTGACAAAGATGGCCTAACAGCTAATGATGTTTTGGAAATGGAGCATCAGGAAATGCACAAAGAGGCAAAGTGCTGGATAAAGGAGACAGCTCAATCATGCTCCACAGTAGCAGTTCTTGTTGCCACAGTTGTCTTTGCTGCTGCCTACACAATCCCAGGTGGGAGTGAAAACGGCACACCAGTGTTCTTTGGCTCACgagtcttcctcttcttcactgTCACAGATGTTGTAGCCCTTGTGAGCTCACTTGCCTCAGTGGTGATGTTCCTTTCAATCCTAACATCACCATTCGAGTTATGGGATTTCTACAGGTCCCTCCCAAGAAAACTCAATCTGGGATTTGCATTGTTGTTCTTCTCATTGGTGTGCACAATGCTGGCATTCAGCGCAACCATATTGCTGACGATTCAGTTGGAGAACACGAAATGGACTTCTGTTTTGTTCTATTGTGCTGGATTCCTTCCTGTGGCTATATTTGCATGGATGCAATTCCCACTCTATAAGACTCTTCAAAAGTTAGTTAGGAGGCTTTACAACAGGGTTAAGCAGGTGTAA
- the LOC127745713 gene encoding auxin-induced protein 15A-like, translating into MAFRIPGIRRATSFSASKGTNIPKGYLAVYVGDKMKRFVIPVSYLNQPSFQELLCQAEEEFGYDHPTGGLTIPCSEEEFQNLTSEFSGQ; encoded by the coding sequence ATGGCTTTCCGCATTCCAGGTATTAGACGGGCCACATCATTTTCTGCATCAAAGGGAACTAATATTCCAAAAGGCTATCTTGCAGTCTATGTAGGAGATAAGATGAAGAGGTTTGTGATTCCGGTATCATACTTGAATCAACCTTCATTCCAAGAATTACTATGCCAGGCCGAAGAGGAATTCGGATATGATCATCCAACTGGTGGTCTCACAATTCCATGCAGTGAGGAAGAGTTCCAAAACCTCACTTCTGAATTCAGTGGACAGTAA